Proteins from a single region of Campylobacter sputorum:
- a CDS encoding PepSY-associated TM helix domain-containing protein, producing the protein MDDYIMSMLKLSHKYIGVLLAYFGFFLFFSGTLGYYKDEITLFMQPENYRLNYKSPNALKSGIDYLSKYHANADIWEITLPSETSPFVGVSYKNDKKAHQKKKNKPRINIDPGSGERVKARSTYGGNFIGKLHFNLWYIPASKGREIVGYATLLLILTIVTGVIIHKRIFKDFFKYRKNTILRDTHIVTSVSGFAIFFMLSVSGLYLVEKFMLKEIYQDISSKNQAAMQQDFYEKAKAKREARRKIKQNKEQNATETVSEIVVKQNQSSYIPTLSDIKNIIDKKLNGRELKNILIQKDAVDTAYIQLNFDTKNPFSENGLSFSAELYNIKTGKLVDMMSQRELNTEQKIYQFMKIFHTGNFSDEMVKFIFFVFGILGLFMCFGGALLWQKNSNSTLTFYLGRFLNGSIFIGLFTGFGMYLLSNQLIKFNTPLRHNLEVNAFFIALIISTLLSAILVKRYAYTILSFITSFLFLVSAIMALKAGSYANFSSLKVTLFCFVLVTFFGYLGKKFLKGKK; encoded by the coding sequence ATGGACGATTATATTATGAGTATGTTAAAACTGTCTCATAAATATATTGGCGTATTGTTGGCTTATTTTGGTTTTTTTCTATTTTTTAGTGGAACTCTTGGTTATTACAAAGATGAAATTACGCTTTTTATGCAACCTGAAAATTATAGGCTCAATTATAAATCGCCAAATGCTTTAAAAAGTGGGATTGATTATCTTAGCAAGTATCACGCAAATGCCGATATATGGGAGATAACTCTTCCTTCTGAAACATCTCCTTTTGTGGGTGTCTCATATAAAAATGATAAAAAAGCTCATCAAAAAAAGAAAAACAAACCCCGTATAAACATAGATCCAGGAAGTGGCGAGAGAGTAAAGGCGAGAAGCACTTATGGTGGAAATTTTATAGGTAAACTTCATTTTAACCTTTGGTATATACCTGCTAGTAAAGGCAGAGAAATAGTTGGCTATGCTACACTTTTATTGATACTGACTATTGTAACTGGTGTTATAATACATAAAAGGATATTTAAAGATTTTTTTAAATATCGTAAAAACACTATTTTAAGAGATACTCATATTGTAACTAGCGTAAGTGGATTTGCGATTTTCTTTATGCTTTCTGTCTCGGGACTTTATTTAGTAGAAAAGTTTATGCTAAAAGAGATATATCAAGATATTTCATCGAAAAATCAAGCGGCTATGCAACAAGACTTTTATGAAAAAGCAAAAGCAAAAAGAGAAGCTAGACGAAAGATCAAGCAAAATAAAGAACAAAATGCTACTGAGACTGTTTCTGAAATTGTTGTAAAGCAAAATCAAAGCTCATATATTCCAACTTTAAGTGATATAAAAAATATAATCGATAAAAAATTAAATGGTAGAGAGCTAAAAAATATTTTAATCCAAAAAGATGCAGTTGATACGGCTTATATCCAACTAAATTTTGATACCAAAAACCCTTTTAGCGAAAATGGACTTTCGTTTAGTGCCGAGCTTTACAACATAAAAACTGGAAAACTAGTAGATATGATGAGTCAAAGAGAGCTAAATACTGAGCAAAAAATATATCAGTTTATGAAAATTTTTCACACAGGAAATTTCAGTGATGAGATGGTTAAATTTATATTTTTTGTTTTTGGAATTTTGGGACTTTTCATGTGCTTTGGCGGGGCTTTGCTTTGGCAAAAAAACTCAAATTCTACATTAACATTTTATCTTGGTAGGTTTTTAAACGGCTCTATTTTTATAGGTTTATTTACAGGCTTTGGGATGTATCTGCTAAGTAATCAGCTTATTAAATTTAACACTCCACTAAGACACAATTTAGAAGTAAATGCATTTTTTATAGCTCTTATTATATCGACTTTACTCTCGGCTATTTTAGTTAAAAGATACGCTTATACCATCTTATCTTTTATAACTTCATTTTTATTTTTAGTAAGTGCGATTATGGCTTTAAAGGCTGGAAGTTACGCAAATTTTAGCTCTTTAAAAGTAACTTTGTTTTGCTTTGTTTTAGTAACTTTTTTTGGATATTTAGGAAAAAAATTTTTAAAAGGTAAAAAATGA
- the recJ gene encoding single-stranded-DNA-specific exonuclease RecJ: MLSKNDIKNILEQRFSSDIHKKMSDIPLPCELKDIYKAATRIKTAIENNEKIVIVGDYDVDGVVSSVIVSDFFDFLGVNYETKIPNRFTDGYGLNPQMLTNIKANLIITVDNGISANEAAEICLKKGIDLIITDHHVPPPILPKAYAIVNPKQSDCTFPSCEICGAEVAWYLIGALKEVCGVKYDMGSFLDMLCMAIIADMMELRDINRIIVKNGLTRLNNSKRACFNAIKTYFSKDEFKFDDISFLIDPLINSAGRMSDAMFSYKFLKSKNIDQALHFLDEIINFNNSRKEEEKNLLENSLSDINQNDNIIVVWGENWHEGVIGIVASRLTKKYKKPAIVFSIDGNMAKGSARSVGKFNILDLISTQKDILCTFGGHKGAAGLVIESFNLDTFKERINYACEKYDMDIFHNTNEVLGFLDHNDIDYELLEILEHFEPYGQKNPRPYFRINNAFVKNVKKIGKIKNHLKIIIQLDNKSYEVLFYNYTFCPKVGEFIDIIFSISKNCFRGVITPQLLVVDIKPSIN; encoded by the coding sequence ATGCTAAGTAAAAATGATATAAAAAATATCTTAGAGCAAAGATTTAGTTCTGATATTCATAAAAAAATGTCAGATATACCTTTGCCTTGTGAGTTAAAAGATATTTATAAAGCAGCTACACGTATAAAAACGGCAATAGAAAATAATGAAAAAATTGTTATAGTTGGGGATTATGATGTAGATGGTGTTGTTAGTAGTGTTATAGTTAGTGATTTTTTTGATTTTTTGGGTGTAAATTATGAAACAAAAATACCTAATCGCTTTACTGATGGTTATGGATTAAATCCACAAATGCTAACTAACATAAAAGCTAACCTTATAATAACAGTTGATAATGGAATTAGTGCCAATGAAGCTGCTGAAATTTGTTTAAAAAAAGGCATAGATCTAATTATAACAGATCACCATGTTCCACCACCCATTTTGCCTAAGGCTTATGCTATAGTAAATCCAAAGCAAAGTGACTGCACATTTCCTAGTTGTGAAATTTGTGGTGCAGAAGTTGCTTGGTATTTAATAGGTGCTTTAAAAGAAGTTTGTGGTGTTAAATATGATATGGGAAGTTTTTTAGATATGCTTTGTATGGCAATTATTGCTGATATGATGGAGCTTAGAGATATAAATCGAATTATAGTTAAAAATGGACTAACTAGATTAAACAATTCAAAAAGGGCTTGTTTTAATGCAATAAAAACTTATTTTTCAAAAGATGAGTTTAAATTTGATGATATATCTTTTCTTATAGATCCTCTTATAAATAGTGCAGGAAGAATGAGTGATGCAATGTTTTCATATAAATTTTTAAAATCAAAAAATATTGATCAAGCTTTGCATTTTTTAGATGAAATTATAAATTTCAATAACTCTAGAAAAGAAGAAGAGAAAAATTTATTAGAAAATTCATTATCTGATATCAATCAAAATGATAATATCATAGTAGTATGGGGTGAAAATTGGCATGAAGGTGTTATAGGTATAGTTGCAAGTAGGCTAACTAAAAAATATAAAAAACCAGCTATTGTTTTTAGTATAGATGGAAATATGGCAAAAGGAAGTGCTAGAAGTGTTGGTAAATTTAATATCCTTGATCTAATATCAACACAAAAAGATATTTTATGTACTTTTGGCGGACATAAGGGTGCAGCTGGACTTGTTATAGAAAGTTTTAATCTAGATACATTCAAAGAGCGTATAAATTACGCTTGTGAAAAATACGATATGGATATTTTCCATAATACTAATGAAGTTTTAGGTTTTTTAGATCATAATGATATAGATTACGAGCTTTTGGAAATTTTAGAACATTTTGAACCTTATGGTCAGAAAAATCCTAGACCATATTTTAGGATAAATAATGCTTTTGTAAAAAATGTAAAGAAAATAGGAAAAATAAAAAATCATTTAAAAATTATAATTCAATTAGATAATAAAAGTTATGAAGTATTATTTTATAATTATACTTTTTGTCCTAAAGTTGGAGAATTTATTGATATTATTTTTTCTATATCAAAAAATTGTTTTAGAGGAGTTATAACACCACAACTTTTGGTAGTAGATATAAAACCTTCAATTAATTAA
- a CDS encoding glutamine hydrolyzing CTP synthase translates to MAKKSDTKYIFVTGGVLSSLGKGIASASIATLLKNVGFKVSILKADPYINVDPGTMSPLEHGEVFVTDDGAETDLDLGHYERFLDENLSQKNNFTTGKVYSSVIEKERRGDYLGETIQVIPHIVGEIVNRIKKAGEGNDILLVEIGGTVGDIEGLPFLEAIRALRIEVGRKNAMNIHLTLVPYIKVAGELKTKPTQHSVGELRRIGITPDMIICRCEIPLTNELKHKIAASCGVERNCVIESSDSRSIYQVPLLFLKQDILVPISDILDLGELTPDMSNWDMLVKRVIAPKDEVSIALVGKYIDLKESYKSLTEAIIHAGANLDTRVNIKWCDSEKIQKENVDELFRDMDGILIPGGFGTRGIEGKIISIEYARKNKIPFLGICLGMQLSIIEFCRNVLNIKDANSNEFDENTKEPVIYLIDNFIDTCGKKQIRTHKSPLGGTMRLGGYDCNVVSGSLLSKIYNGTKKIRERHRHRYEANPKYKDQLEKAGFIVCGESNSLIEAVELKKHPFFLGVQFHPEFTSRLTKPNPAILGYIKAASDHHHAK, encoded by the coding sequence ATGGCAAAGAAATCTGATACAAAATATATTTTTGTTACAGGTGGAGTTTTGAGTTCATTGGGAAAAGGCATAGCATCTGCTAGTATTGCAACATTGCTTAAAAATGTAGGTTTTAAAGTTAGTATTTTAAAAGCAGACCCATATATAAATGTAGATCCAGGAACTATGAGTCCACTTGAACATGGTGAAGTTTTTGTAACTGATGATGGAGCTGAAACTGATCTTGATTTAGGACATTATGAGCGGTTTTTAGATGAAAATTTGTCTCAAAAAAATAATTTTACAACAGGTAAAGTTTATAGTTCAGTTATAGAAAAAGAGCGTAGAGGGGATTACTTAGGAGAGACTATACAGGTAATACCACATATTGTTGGAGAGATAGTAAATAGGATAAAAAAAGCTGGCGAAGGAAATGATATATTATTAGTTGAAATAGGTGGAACTGTTGGAGATATAGAAGGACTCCCATTTTTAGAGGCAATTCGTGCTTTAAGAATAGAAGTTGGTAGAAAAAATGCTATGAATATTCATCTTACATTGGTTCCTTATATCAAAGTTGCAGGTGAGCTTAAAACAAAACCAACGCAGCATAGTGTAGGAGAGTTAAGAAGGATAGGTATAACGCCTGATATGATAATTTGTAGATGTGAAATTCCACTAACAAACGAATTAAAACATAAAATAGCTGCAAGTTGCGGAGTTGAAAGAAATTGCGTTATAGAAAGTTCAGATAGTAGGAGTATTTATCAAGTTCCGCTTTTATTTTTAAAACAAGATATATTAGTACCAATTAGTGATATATTAGATCTTGGCGAGCTAACACCAGATATGTCAAATTGGGATATGTTAGTAAAAAGAGTTATTGCACCAAAAGATGAAGTTAGTATAGCTTTAGTTGGAAAATACATTGATTTAAAAGAAAGCTATAAAAGTCTAACTGAAGCTATCATACATGCTGGTGCAAATTTAGATACAAGAGTAAATATAAAATGGTGCGATAGTGAAAAAATTCAAAAAGAAAATGTTGATGAACTTTTTAGAGATATGGATGGCATTTTGATACCCGGAGGATTTGGAACTAGAGGAATAGAAGGGAAAATCATCTCTATAGAGTATGCAAGAAAAAATAAAATACCATTTCTTGGAATTTGTCTTGGGATGCAGCTTAGTATCATTGAATTTTGTAGAAATGTATTAAATATAAAAGATGCAAATTCAAATGAATTTGATGAAAATACAAAAGAACCGGTTATTTATCTGATAGATAATTTCATAGATACATGCGGTAAAAAACAGATAAGAACTCATAAAAGTCCACTTGGTGGAACTATGAGACTTGGTGGATATGATTGCAATGTTGTCTCAGGCTCACTTTTAAGTAAAATTTATAACGGGACTAAAAAGATAAGAGAGAGACATCGTCATAGATATGAAGCAAATCCAAAATACAAAGATCAGTTAGAAAAAGCTGGATTTATAGTTTGTGGAGAAAGTAATTCTTTGATAGAAGCGGTTGAATTAAAAAAACATCCATTCTTTTTAGGCGTTCAGTTTCATCCAGAATTCACATCAAGATTGACAAAACCAAATCCGGCGATACTTGGCTATATAAAAGCAGCAAGTGATCACCATCATGCTAAGTAA
- the hisF gene encoding imidazole glycerol phosphate synthase subunit HisF encodes MNKFAKRIIPCLDVNDGRVVKGINFINLIDAGDPVEVAKIYNDAGADELCFLDISASHQSRNTIVDVVAKVAKNLFIPLSVGGGIRKIDDINRLLDVGCDKVSINSAAIHNPNLIDEAAKKFGSQCIVIAIDAKEVSANKYNVFINGGRVDTCKDVYEWAKEVQTRGAGEILLTSMDKDGTKSGYNITLTKNVSLSLNIPVIASGGAGNMEHIKDVLKAGADAALAASIFHFGEIKIPDLKKYLQENGIEVRK; translated from the coding sequence ATGAATAAATTTGCAAAACGAATCATACCTTGTTTAGATGTAAATGATGGTCGTGTTGTAAAAGGTATAAATTTTATAAATTTAATAGATGCCGGAGATCCAGTAGAAGTTGCAAAAATTTATAATGATGCAGGAGCAGATGAGTTATGTTTTCTTGATATATCTGCAAGTCATCAAAGTAGAAATACAATTGTTGATGTAGTTGCAAAAGTTGCAAAAAACCTATTCATACCACTTAGCGTTGGTGGCGGGATTAGAAAAATTGATGATATAAATAGACTCCTTGATGTTGGATGTGATAAGGTTAGCATAAACTCAGCTGCTATACACAATCCAAATTTGATAGATGAAGCTGCTAAAAAATTTGGCTCACAATGTATAGTTATAGCAATTGATGCAAAAGAAGTTAGTGCTAACAAATATAATGTTTTTATAAATGGTGGCAGAGTTGATACTTGCAAAGATGTTTATGAATGGGCAAAAGAAGTTCAAACCCGTGGTGCTGGAGAAATTTTACTAACTTCAATGGACAAAGATGGAACTAAAAGTGGTTATAACATAACACTAACAAAAAATGTTAGCTTGTCACTAAACATACCAGTTATTGCAAGTGGCGGTGCGGGAAATATGGAACATATAAAAGATGTATTAAAAGCAGGTGCTGATGCAGCTTTGGCAGCTTCGATATTTCATTTTGGTGAAATTAAAATACCAGATCTTAAAAAATATCTACAAGAAAATGGGATAGAAGTTAGAAAATGA
- a CDS encoding purine-nucleoside phosphorylase → MIVCAGDVENFSFAKPIGIGLVDSAINLTNILTTTLLTKQNISQLVFIGTAGLYKDGNIFDIYESSKASNLEISKVLNLTYSPIKYTINNNVSHETFLVNSSNFITQDEKIAYKMFELGCFMENMEFFSVLKVANFFKIPAYGIFCATNFCNKNAHSDFIKNHEKAKKILASYIKEKGII, encoded by the coding sequence ATGATTGTTTGTGCAGGAGATGTAGAAAATTTTAGTTTTGCAAAACCAATTGGAATTGGATTAGTTGATAGTGCTATAAATTTAACAAACATTTTGACAACAACCTTACTAACAAAACAAAATATTTCTCAGTTAGTCTTTATAGGAACTGCTGGTCTTTATAAAGATGGAAATATTTTTGATATTTATGAGAGTTCAAAAGCTTCAAATTTAGAAATATCAAAAGTTTTAAATTTAACTTATAGCCCTATAAAATATACAATAAATAATAATGTTTCACATGAAACATTTCTGGTTAATTCTTCAAATTTCATTACACAAGATGAAAAAATAGCTTATAAAATGTTTGAGTTGGGTTGTTTTATGGAAAATATGGAATTTTTTTCTGTATTAAAAGTTGCTAATTTTTTTAAAATTCCTGCTTATGGAATTTTTTGTGCTACAAATTTTTGTAATAAAAACGCACATAGTGATTTTATAAAAAACCATGAAAAAGCCAAAAAAATTTTAGCTTCATATATCAAAGAAAAAGGAATTATATGA
- the rlmN gene encoding 23S rRNA (adenine(2503)-C(2))-methyltransferase RlmN, with translation MKNLLDFSQAELSEFIEPKFRTKQIFEWIYKKKAKSFDDMTNLPKDLRENLKQNFYIDPLKKIKSEHSKDESIKYLFELKDGKTIETVLLPMKEEQVDENGKIIRHARYTICVSSQVGCKIGCAFCLTAKGGFVRNLTAGEILAQVLYLKNDNNIPYERRVNIVYMGMGEPLNNLENVSKAVKIFTDNDGLAISPRRQTISTSGLSTQIKKLGDMDLGVLLAISLHAVNDELREKLMPINRAYNIASIMDAVRNFPIDMRKRVMFEYLMLDGVNDSLKDAKTLVKLLNGIKAKVNLIYFNPHFGSKFKRPSEENMIKFQDYMSAHGVTCTIRQSKGIDISAACGQLRERSKNESA, from the coding sequence ATGAAAAATTTGCTTGATTTTTCACAAGCAGAACTAAGTGAATTTATAGAACCAAAATTTAGAACAAAACAGATTTTTGAATGGATTTACAAGAAAAAAGCAAAAAGTTTTGATGATATGACAAATTTACCAAAAGATTTAAGAGAAAATTTGAAACAAAATTTTTACATAGATCCATTAAAAAAAATAAAAAGCGAACATAGTAAAGATGAAAGTATAAAGTATCTTTTCGAGCTAAAAGATGGTAAAACCATAGAAACAGTTTTGCTTCCAATGAAAGAAGAACAAGTCGATGAAAATGGTAAAATTATTCGTCATGCAAGATACACAATATGCGTTAGCTCACAAGTTGGTTGTAAAATAGGCTGTGCGTTTTGTCTAACTGCAAAAGGTGGTTTTGTTAGAAATTTAACTGCTGGTGAAATTTTAGCTCAAGTTTTATACCTAAAAAATGACAATAATATACCTTACGAAAGACGCGTAAATATAGTTTATATGGGAATGGGAGAACCATTAAATAATCTTGAAAATGTTTCAAAAGCAGTAAAAATTTTTACAGATAATGATGGGCTTGCGATATCGCCACGCCGTCAAACAATATCTACAAGTGGATTAAGCACACAAATAAAAAAACTTGGAGATATGGATTTAGGCGTTCTTTTAGCAATTTCGCTTCACGCTGTAAATGATGAGTTAAGAGAAAAACTTATGCCGATAAACAGAGCTTACAACATAGCTTCCATAATGGACGCTGTTAGAAATTTTCCAATTGATATGAGAAAAAGAGTTATGTTTGAGTATCTTATGCTTGATGGCGTAAATGATAGTTTAAAAGATGCAAAAACCCTTGTTAAACTTCTAAATGGCATAAAAGCAAAGGTAAATTTGATATATTTTAATCCGCATTTTGGTTCTAAATTTAAAAGACCAAGTGAAGAAAATATGATAAAATTTCAAGATTATATGTCTGCTCATGGTGTAACTTGCACTATAAGACAAAGTAAAGGTATTGATATAAGTGCAGCTTGTGGACAACTTAGAGAAAGAAGTAAAAATGAGTCTGCTTGA